cttcttgaaattcgcgcaaCTCTGACATTGTTATTATATCCTTTATCCTAAAGATTTGTGTATATAATAAATATGTTAGAAAAGAGAATTAATAAATGCAAGAATAAGGTGTCGCTCATCCACTCGTCTTCCaatttcactacacatggttctccagcgTGTTTTCagatgacgcaaactctcatttgttcttctgcgaagtccaaatgccgtctcaatccctggtcttgacatattattgCTGATATATTATCCTAAAATAACGTTCTGTAAGTGGTAGAATGATCCAATAGATTCTATTGGTAGTCCTTCAAACTATTTCAGAGCTTCCCCTGCCAGGCTCGCAGCAAAATATTTACACATTACCGCATCGTTGTTTTCCCATTGTAGTAAATACCGTGTGTAAGCTTTCACGTGTTGAATCTCACAGGTGCTACCATCAAATATGCTAGTGAATGCTGGTAAATTGCACTTAGATGGTATCACTACCCTTTGAATCTGCATTGTAAAGAGAGTTTTCCCAGCTTCCTCTACTGCTTCTTCTAATTGTCTTCTTCCACCATTTCTTTtcgcagtcatcatttctcttaattccgccatttctttaagaatttcttCACTGAAGATTTGATCTATATCTTCTTGCATAGGTCTTTTCAATCTTGTTTGCCTCattctattctcatgattattctgacgtACTGCCTCTCATATCTCATATTCTTCAGCTTCTTATCTCCTTCTCCTACGCCTGTCAGTGTTCGTTTCAATCTGTGTTCTATCACGTCGTTCCTCTTCACTTGtgcgatcatgtcgatgtcttaaaATTTCTCTCTCTTGTGGTGCAACCCATCCTTGCTCTATATCATTCATGAGATGACGTTCGCGCCGCCTTACTCGATTATCATGGTTATTTTGACGTAATGCTTCTTGCAATtctctctcttcaatttcttcccttcttctttgtcTATCTCTTTCGTTCCTCACACGTGTAGCTTCCCTTTCGCGTTCATTCTCTGCTCTCAATATTTCTCTTCTATGCAATATCATCTGTCCTCGCCTCcgatcctcttcttctctttgaAAATTATTATTTGTGTGATGCAGAAGTTCACGCGGATGCTCTTATCGATTATTTCTCAAATCTTGAGCTACATCCCTTCTCCTATGTTGATTATCATCTTCTTGCATGTTTTCTTCAATAGTTTCCATGTGTTGTTTTCGCCTAGTATCTTCTTGATTAAATCGACTTTGTTTTGATGAACTCCTGCTTGATCTTGACCTTGATCACATAGTACATCTCGATCTCTGTTCTTGCAATCTAAAATTCGCACTCTCTTTACTTTCTCTTTATCCTTCtgcaatcaatctttgtctaagCTCTGTAAttgtcatattctcatcattcccCTCAATTCTTCCTGTATCTCCAGTTCTTTATGTTTCCTCTTCAGTCTAACTTGTTTGCGAAGTATGAACACTTACCctatcataatcaatatcattgttACGCTTTTGTTCATGCTGAGATCCCACTGGATTTTCGTTTGCTTGATTTTCTCCTATTCTGTCTTCTTgttggtcaagatttgtaattcttcttctttcagcaATTGTATTGCTCCTTCTGGTTGTTGTTCCCTGTTCAATAGTAGATCCAAGTTTTTCCATCTTCAATTTCCAGATCTTACTTTTTCCAAGATTCTACGAATTTACTACCAGGATTTATCACCCAAAGCTGTTtctggcgccaaaaatgtagttgcaggaaatcctacaaccacactccAATGTATCTAGATTATTactcaagtaatcataatgaattctttattaactttcaaggattataattggatacaatgtataacaatgacttTACAATGGCTTTACTtactctccaaataaactttctctctcctagtttcttgtctaacacacactaaaagatctctcctcttcgtGGTAACTTCCTTCCTTTATATAgtgattcctcatagtggatgacagctaagagatccattattttcggaatcactgtgcgatACATTCGCTCATTTACAATCACTCATTCTCCCACAGAATATACCTCGCATAGAACATCACATCTTACTCGTGATTTCACTGTcatcatccaatacgtcacttcaTTTTTGACATGTGCGATAGTCCTCGCTTACATAagataatccttacttcgcatacttattgatatgtgcgatattccactcctacaGTTGTTGTTACTTTGATTAAGTGCAGTACTGATAAGAGTATTGCTTGCTTGGTTGTCTTTGGATCAAAAGAAATTTGAGATGTAAAATCTGGGGTTTCTTGAGTTTGTTGAGAAACCTTAGGCTGTCATGAATGAATGATTTGTAGGACTGCAAAGTGTAGTAATGTTGGTAAGTGAAGTGTTTGCATGTCTATATTTGAATTGAGATGGTATGTGATATAGATTATCTGTGTTTACGCGACTGTCTTGCTTGGCCTCAGATATGGGTTTATCAAAGAGTTGTGTGTATTTTACACTAAAATCTGTTCTGGATGTACAGGTATGACCTGGAGGACGAAAGCGTTTCACTTTCTTTACCATGTCCTGATATGCCAACACCATAGTTGTCTCCCACGTGTCTGATGATTCCTACGACTACATATTCAAGGTAACAACTGAAATGCGATCGATTCttcttagttttttgtttttattcaatTGCAACATCCCCTTTTCATATTCTCAGAAATCTTGATAATGTACTGTTTCCTTTTATACATATGGTCGATGATAGTAGAACAACAACAGACCTTGTGCTAGGAAAGGATGAAGACATAGAAAAAGTTATCAAGGCAACAGAAAACAAAACTAGTACTGTAGATAAGGAGGAAGATGCAGAGGATATTAAACAAGCAGGACTGCTGGTGAAGTTTAATGAGGTATAGTATGAGCTATGCGTACACACCTAATGAGTCTTTGATAGGGAGCATGGTATGCGTCTGGTTTTGTACTGCAATTTTTTTCAtatatctgatttttttttctgtttgtttGTCTCGGTTTAGGTACATCATTCAAATGTTTCCTATGTTGTTAGTTGCTTTCTCAGTTCTAGGTTCGGCTGTGCGTGAAGCTGCTGAACATGATGCTCCTGCAATGATGTTGCAATTTAGTGGTGAGGGAGTGAAACTTGTCCTTCCTCAGCTCCGTAAGGTAAAATTCTAGATTTTTTTCTATTCAGCTGTTGTCAGGGATGATAATTTATCCTATGTaccttttgttggctttgttagATAATTCTAAAGCTTAAGACTTCGTTAAATAAGTTAGGAAGTAGAGAAGTGTGTTACGGCTTTTGCAGTTTTTCAGTGTTACTATAGCTATCAAAGCTAAGATGAGGGTATCTCAATTCCTACACAAAATGACACACTAATGCAGCATGTTGACAGAACCTGAAGAGACATTAGAGGAAAGAAATAGGAGTAAAATAAAAGGAAAGGATAAGAAAATTTGAAATGAGTGTAGACTGTAGAAGTAGATAGAAACAGAGGACAAGCCAGAGTAAATTCAGGGTAGAAAAAAGAACATGAGAGGGTAAGAAAATATGGTGACATATAGGTGATGAATTTTTTGTGCAACATAAGCAAGAAGAAACAGTGACCCACAATTGTTGTACGTTCAACTTATGACCCatgaaaatattaatttattCCTCAGCAGTTGCTCTTACTAACTTTTAAAAGGATCTTAATTTTTCTTGTTAAAATCAAATAATAGACTCAAGATTTTTGTTATTATCAAGCTGCATTAACATACGCAAAAGAATTCTATTGCATACTTTGATAAATGTGTATTATGTAACCTTCTATTGATGTGGCCTCTAACTGCAGGAACTTGGGACTGACATCAAACTATACACTCTGGTGTTTGGCGAATCTGTTCTGAACGATGCACTGTGAGATTTTAACTTTGGTTGATGACTGAGATTTCCCCTTTTGGAACGGAATTTGCAACTTGAAATTGCATTTACCGTTTTTAATAGAACTATTATTCATGTAATGAGTGTTAAATCAGTATGTTTGCTCTACAAATTGGTAGACTCAGCAAATTCATTACAGGTTGTTCAATATATACTTTGATCTGATTGTAGTAAGACTGCAAGAATGTGTATTTGATTCAGACATGGAATGAATTTAATTCAGACATTGCTTCCTGTTTATATCACTTGTTGAATTTGAGTTACATGTGCAAAAATGGTATGGGTTACAGGTGCAGAAATGGAATGGAATAATATTGTTTGTATAGGCTAGATTTGGGTTGAAAACATAGAGGAAATATCACTACTATTAAAACCTTGTCTTTTAAAAACCTTGTCTTTAGATCTCAACTTTTCAAAACTTTATGTTCTTTGAATGGGGGAAGATCACACTTTTCATCGCAGGAGAGTTGTTATCTATAAATCACCCTTTAGATTATACTGGCAAAGATCACAGACAGCAGTACTTAGATCACACTTTTTAAGAATGATCCATGTATGTTTTCGTTGTAGTGTTTGGTCGAAACTGCAGAAGCTTATCTTGCTTCAGGTGTTAAGAATGCTGTTATTACCGTCCCTGCTTACTTCAATGATTCTCATCGTCATGCTACTAAGGATGCTGCCACCATAGCTGGCCTCAACGTAATGCGAATCCTCAGTGAACCAACAGCGGCTGCGTTTGCTTACGGTCTTGATAAGAAGGAGACAAATTCTGGTGTGAAGAATGTTCTTATTTTTGATCTAGGTGGTGGCACTTTTGATGTTTCAGTACTTACCATTAACAAAGGTAAGTTCGAAGTTAAGGCTACGTCCGGAGATACCCATCTTGGAGGAGAGAATTTTGATAACAGGATGGTCAATCACTTCGTGCAAGAGTTCAAGAGGAAGCACAGGAAAGACATTAGTGGAAACCCAAAGGCTGTTAGGAGGCTAAGAACACCATGTAAGAGGGCAAAGAAGACCCTCTCATCTACTACTCGTACAATCATTCCCGTTGATTCTCTGTGTGAACTATGAAGGAGTCGATTTTCATGTCCATTACTCGTGCAAAATTCGAAGAGTTGAACATGGATTTGTTCAAGAAATGTATGGAACCTGTTGAGAAGTGTTTAACGGATTCTAAAATAAACAAGAGCATTGTTGATGAAGTTGTGCTTGTAGGTGGTTCCACTATAATTCCCAAGGTTCAGTCTCTATTGCAGGATTTCTTTTATGGCATGGAACTCTGCAAAGGCCTCAACCCTGATGAAGCTGTTGCTTATGGTGCTGCAGTGCAAGCTGCTATTTTGAGTGGTCAGGGCAATAAGAAGGTGCGGGGCTTGGTGTTGGTGGACGTCACCcctctttctcttggtgttgagaaaaGAGGAGGTGTTATGAGTGTTGTGGTCCCGAGGAACACAACCATTCCCACCAAGAAGGAAAAGGTGTACCACCCCATCGAGGACAATCAAACCGGTGTGCTGTTTCCGGTGTATGAGGGTGAGCGAGGCATAGCCTCTGAGAATAACTTGTTGGGTAGTTTCTCCGTAAGAGAGAATAACTTGTTGGGTAGTTTCGCCATAAGAGGTATTCTCCCCGCACCTCGTGGTGTTGGAAATAATACAGTATGTTTTGATATGGATGAAAATAGTATATTGAATGTATCTGCCAGGGAAATGGTAACAGGCAACTATAATCAGATTACAATTACAAATGACAAGGGGAGATTGTCTACGGCTGAGATTGATAGATTGGTTCGAGAGGCTGAGAAATACAGGTTAGAGAATGAAGAACACAGGAGGAAGGTAGAGTCAAGAAACTCCTTTGAGAATTAAGTATGAAAAATCAAGGACATGGTCGATGATATTGGGGGGAACCTAGATCTGTATGATAAGAGTATGATCGAGGACGCTGTCAACAATGCCATCAAGTGGTTGGATAGCAACGAACTACCAAACACAACCACTACCAACGACCAGCTGAAGGAGTTGGAAGAATATATGCAACCCTATCCTTGCTAAAAAGAGGCACCAGAAGGGTGGACCATCATCAGAAGCTAGCAATAATCGAGCAAGTTAGACTACAGTGAAGCTTCTTGTCTAATTTTGGTTCAACTAGTTAGAGTACATAAAAACTAACAAATTACAAGTTCGAATTTCTTAAAAAGTATGGAATCCTATCATCACTAAGATGTACCAGCAACCTGAAAAGAGGTGGTGCGCCATGGCGGTCCTTTAACAATAGATAGCAGTAATTAGTAGTCCCAAATCAAGATATGTGACtatcttgtgctttcttttttttAGTATTTGCTCAACTAAATTTGTTGTCCTAGATTTTcatcttttatgttttttttggaCAACTATCTTTTATGAATTTGAGTTCAGTAATGCTTTAGGAACTCATGTTTCAGTCTTAAATTCCTTTATTTGATCTGCATATTCTGAAGACAGAGTTAGCGAAAgctattaaaaagaaaaatcattcaaggaagaaaaaaaagaaaaatgggtaGTCTTTCTGAAAAATCCTAAATCTATTCCTACCGCATTTTCCGTGTGACAGTTGGTCGTTTTTCAGTAAATTCAACTCTGAAGTGAAGCACTTAAAATTTGGTATGAAGCACTGTCTGGTCGAGAGACTCGAGACCGAAAGAGGAACCCTTTTATAGCaggattaaaataaaataaaataaaataaaaagattagTAAGATCAAAAGAAATAACCTTATTTATGCAGCAGAACTCTGGTCAGAAAATTCTAGAAATGCCCTAAACTGAAATTTTGATGGTGATCTTTACGATGCCCACCAGCACGGACAAAAGGAAAATTGGCCAGACATGTAAGCACGCCAATTTTTTCTAGTTTGGACATGAAAATGTAGATGAGGACAGTAAAAGGGGATTCTGGAATTTGGCCAACACCCAACTGTAACGATTCTCTCTATAAAGGATAAGAGAAAAATTTTCCATTTCCTTGCTGTTCAGAATCCAGATTGACTGTTCTGGGACTTTGGCATGTACTATTCTATCGAAGATGCGTGCAATTCGTCTTTGAATCTATACTAAAAGATAGAGTATGTGAAGGAGTCAACATATAGACTACTAAAACATAACAGTAAATACTCGTTTACTTTTTTCATTACAATTAAGATGCTACAGATTCAGGTAGTGTTTGTCTATACCTTTATCAAATCATGTATGCATTAATCAGGGAATAAGTTCCTCCAAGATATTGCCAAgacattttctttcttttcttcttcacttcAATAGATAAAGTGAACCAAAACAGGTTAGGAACTTACCAACTCAAAAGGAGCAGGATACCTCTACCATATCCTACTCGGTAGTTTGTTAGAGACAGCTCTTGCAGCCACTACACTACTACTTATATATACTTCAGCTTCTTCTGCAAAGTCTTTTATCCTGACTACTCCATTTCCCTGCAACAGTTTTTATTTGATCAGtatgaaattaatccaaaaccaacatAAACTCTTTTATCAATCTGAGGAGCTTCGAAATTGATGATTCAAGCAGTCCAGCTAGATATGGATTCCTGCATAACACTGTGTTACTTGGATCCCTAGAAGGCTCCCTACTCTCATTGTCATCACTATGGTTCCAGTAATCTAAGGATCCCATAGTTTCAAGACTACtttggaaacaaaatatttaaatttCTACCTAATTTTAAAGATCCTATGTTCCGTGTTCCTTTCCAAATGATCTAGCAGTTAGCAGCTGCCCCTTTAGACCAAAAGATAAAATGATTCATAAAAGAAATAACGGGTGGAATTGTTATCAATAATGGATTAGGTGACAACATTCAAACAGAACAAGCAGCAGAGCATTCAAACAGTAGATGTTCTATGAGTGCAAGTGTAAGGAAACGCAAAGATACATGAGAAAATCAATTCCAACAAAAAACGCAGTAAAGGTGTGAATAGATAAAGATAATCACAACCAACCATTTAAAAAATTGTCAGAAACATAAACCTCGAAAATATGGTACTCATTAGTTGAATGTTGACTGCATACGAATGATATGTTGAACCCATCAACATCCTTAGGAGACTAAGACATGGCACCTAAACGAATTAAACACTTAAATATTGGACAACAAACACAGACAAGAATAACTTTCACCCTGATCAAACCGCTTCCACAAAACTTCCGAAAATAACCTGTCTGCAGATGATTTTTTGTGGACCAAGTAAAATTCAATTTTCATATACATAACATTTGGAAAACTCCAAGGAAATCACAATTCCGATGCTTATAGAACAAAGTACAAGCCTATGCACATCTTATAATTTAGCAATTACCTCAACAGCTCGCAGTTGAAGTAGGAAGAAACAAAGGATCTTGTTTGTCCTTGTAGATACTGAATAACTGCTTCGAGTAGCTACTCGCTAGCCTCTTGCAGTCTTCTAGCGCTTCAGAGGTATATTCCTCCTCCAACTCCTTCACGGATTTCTGTAGCTCACCTTTGCAGTCCCCATTCATTAGAAACTCTGCCAAGGTTTTGATCCTGTTAAGATAGGAAATgtaattgaaaatgaaaaaccaTGAGAAGGTACTAATGTAATCTAGATCTGAAAATCAATTTAAGAAGCTTTTATTTCGGTAAGATATTGTAAGATTAAATGGGAAACCTAAAAGTTGATATTTATATGGAGAGGGTAGTTAAAAAATAAGAACGCACCCTATGAAATGTAGTGACACCCTCTGATGTGCACAGATCATTCCCATTGAAAAATCCATGACTCACAGAGATAGCAGAATTATAGAGTATAAGATAAAAACAAATGtatattcaacatttttacacCATTGAACTCGTCAGACATTTGCAACTGCAAATGAAATGGTAACAACATATTATTTAGCCAACATAGCCGATCTaattgttgaaagatattatagcTTATATGCATCCAATTTCCAAATATAACGAAATGAAGGCAAAGTGCAAGGCATTCTTGACTATACTGCCATACCTGACTGCATCAAAGTTACGAAACAACCCCTTCGAAGATTTTTCTTCAGAGGTTTGATGTCGATAGAGAGCACAAACAGCTCTCATACATAGCTCGGAGTCCTTTCCAAAAGAAGAAAGCATATCGGCCACAGattcccatttcacttcttttacTTTGTTCCTGTAATTCATCGGCATCCTGTCCATAACCTCACCAGGAgattctgaatcactttcatcatcACTATCTAAACAAATCAATGCAACCGAGTTCACCGCAACTGTTTTTCCTACCTTGTCATTAGAGTTTTTATTCGATTCTAAAGATCTTCTTTCCACCCTAACATTCACATTTTCAGCTTTCTGACCTCCGCAGGAAAAATTAGGACTTCCAGAAGGAATGCTCATATCAGGGCATCCCAGAACTTCTTCTTTCACTCGACGATGTGCATTCTTGTCAACTTCATCCTTATTCAAGACCTTACCTTTGGTTTGGAACTCAGACACACGAGAACAATGCCTCCCTTGTTGGCTCAACTCGTTATCTCCTACCGTTTCACCACTGTGAGGAGCATCATTTGGTAAGTAAATTCGAGATTCTACACTTCCAT
This is a stretch of genomic DNA from Papaver somniferum cultivar HN1 chromosome 1, ASM357369v1, whole genome shotgun sequence. It encodes these proteins:
- the LOC113320877 gene encoding uncharacterized protein LOC113320877 → MENQKKPHVNSVNVIPPDDQRCRRSDGRGWRCKNILSSSHNPSYYCDQHYNSDWYQTKHKKQIQRGELGKPTHDSSDDEIQLKKQRVETAEKSIDHQFKKSRELEEEEEETQMVKLEKILGVCKKKCLELLAELDQKAMECIGIQGELDELESMKIAAENELKEFKRSQERRRSLDGLGWGKKEERTSGRISYLEGELKRLEKDMEHEKGEVEFWRNKFFDSEVRVLRMENGSVESRIYLPNDAPHSGETVGDNELSQQGRHCSRVSEFQTKGKVLNKDEVDKNAHRRVKEEVLGCPDMSIPSGSPNFSCGGQKAENVNVRVERRSLESNKNSNDKVGKTVAVNSVALICLDSDDESDSESPGEVMDRMPMNYRNKVKEVKWESVADMLSSFGKDSELCMRAVCALYRHQTSEEKSSKGLFRNFDAVRIKTLAEFLMNGDCKGELQKSVKELEEEYTSEALEDCKRLASSYSKQLFSIYKDKQDPLFLPTSTASC